One Vicia villosa cultivar HV-30 ecotype Madison, WI unplaced genomic scaffold, Vvil1.0 ctg.000437F_1_1, whole genome shotgun sequence DNA segment encodes these proteins:
- the LOC131628266 gene encoding potassium transporter 10-like, which translates to MKYDESIIRYQFGRGLGFSSLLVSLVDSSVRFMFLLQVSDSDSMSQHHNIASSTKSIHSSTVLKQNQRHEGSGRIIKSILTNRDLRQSQSSRAYSERQIQTSNLEKEKQPARPVHVQLILKGTDGAPENRSIVHGLHVSSERQERRFRHRDKPDRGVWTSRSNVGDESLSPSASSHVDPLEVLSAAGGIRVNKPEIHSGVVVVVAVIILVGLFSVQHYGTDKVGWLFAPIVLVWFLLIGGIGIYNIWRFGGRVLKAFSPLYVYRYIRNGRKESWLSLGGILLSITGTEALFADLANFPVSSVQIAFTLLVFPCLLLAYSGQAAYLVHNLHHSQDVFYRSIPEKIYWPVFVIATLAAIVASQATITATFSIIKQALAHGCFPRVKVVHTSKKFLGQIYIPDINWILMVLCIAVTAGFKNQSQIGNAYGEASAGSTFW; encoded by the exons ATGAAATATGATGAATCAATAATTCGTTATCAATTCGGGCGTGGATTGGGTTTTAGTTCATTGCTAGTTTCCTTGGTGGATTCATCTGTTAGGTTCATGTTTTTACTACAG GTATCTGATTCAGATAGCATGTCGCAGCATCATAACATAGCATCTTCAACTAAATCAATTCATAGTTCTACGGTTCTGAAACAGAATCAGCGGCATGAAGGCAGTGGAAGGATTATCAAAAGCATACTCACCAACAGAGATCTGCGACAAAGTCAGTCTTCCAGAGCCTATTCCGAGCGGCAGATCCAAACTTCAAAtctagaaaaagaaaaacaacctGCTCGCCCCGTACATGTGCAATTGATTTTGAAGGGCACTGATGGTGCGCCAGAGAATAGGAGTATCGTGCATGGTCTACATGTTTCTAGTGAGAGACAGGAGAGGCGTTTTAGACATAGAGATAAACCTGATCGCGGTGTTTGGACAAGTCGTTCCAATGTAGGTGATGAATCTTTGTCACCCTCAGCTTCTTCACATGTAGATCCTTTGGAAG TTTTATCCGCTGCTGGTGGCATCAGAGTAAACAAACCCGAAATCCATAGTG GAGTAGTTGTGGTTGTTGCTGTTATAATATTAGTTGGGCTATTCAGCGTGCAACATTATGGTACCGATAAAGTCGGTTGGCTCTTCGCTCCAATTGTTCTGGTTTGGTTTCTCCTAATAGGAGGCATAGGTATATACAACATTTGGAGATTCGGTGGCAGAGTCCTAAAAGCCTTTTCGCCTCTCTATGTGTATCGGTATATAAGAAACGGAAGAAAAGAGAGTTGGCTTTCCCTTGGCGGCATCTTGCTTAGCATAACTG GGACAGAAGCTCTCTTTGCCGACTTAGCCAATTTTCCAGTCTCGTCGGTACAAATTGCATTTACTCTTCTTGTGTTTCCTTGCCTTCTTTTAGCGTATTCTGGACAGGCGGCTTATCTGGTGCATAACTTGCATCATTCACAAGATGTTTTTTATCGCTCTATTCCAG AAAAAATATACTGGCCAGTATTTGTTATTGCAACACTAGCAGCAATAGTTGCGAGCCAAGCCACAATAACAGCAACCTTTTCAATCATTAAGCAAGCCCTTGCTCATGGCTGTTTCCCACGAGTCAAAGTCGTACATACATCGAAAAAGTTCCTTGGCCAGATATATATCCCGGATATCAATTGGATCCTTATGGTTCTTTGCATTGCTGTTACCGCTGGCTTTAAAAATCAAAGTCAGATTGGTAACGCATATG GTGAGGCTTCAGCTGGAAGCACTTTTTGGTGA
- the LOC131628265 gene encoding UBP1-associated proteins 1C-like has translation MFGRDTVQNHTQCITEAEKYGPKGQGKALNGSAAKSGKDKKQRPEVDINVGLSNCPPWFCSCCNTRATSQQALLLHAEGKKHGAKAQAFHASQQPSVQAEKHAPDAKDAVEAASDGVAKKDGINAEHPKLQEPSEENNLKPASEVSSEKKKRKLDATKGGLIKKCKIDASVDTKNDEVILGEKTKDRKIKWKKFIKAALKSHPGGLKMKKMRKVVFKALQESGIVVNENELSDTLDQNISSSSKLQLKRSLFD, from the coding sequence ATGTTTGGGAGAGACACCGTTCAAAATCACACTCAATGTATTACTGAAGCGGAGAAGTATGGTCCGAAAGGCCAAGGTAAAGCTTTGAATGGTTCAGCTGCCAAGTCGGGCAAAGATAAGAAGCAAAGGCCAGAGGTTGATATTAATGTGGGTTTATCTAATTGTCCTCCTTGGTTCTGTAGTTGTTGCAATACAAGAGCTACAAGCCAGCAAGCGCTTCTTCTCCATGCTGAAGGAAAGAAACACGGGGCAAAAGCCCAAGCATTTCATGCTTCGCAGCAGCCATCCGTCCAGGCAGAGAAACATGCCCCTGATGCAAAGGATGCAGTAGAGGCTGCTTCTGATGGTGTAGCGAAGAAAGATGGCATCAATGCGGAGCATCCCAAATTGCAAGAGCCTTCtgaagaaaataacttgaaaCCAGCGAGTGAAGTTTCTtcagaaaagaaaaagaggaaactTGATGCAACAAAGGGTGGTcttattaaaaaatgcaagattGACGCTTCTGTTGACACAAAAAATGACGAAGTAATTCTAGGCGAGAAGACTAAAGATAGGAAAATAAAATGGAAGAAGTTTATCAAAGCAGCCTTGAAATCTCATCCTGgtggattgaagatgaagaaaatgagAAAAGTTGTATTCAAAGCGCTGCAAGAATCTGGCATTGTAGTAAATGAAAATGAATTGAGTGACACCCTTGATCAGAATATAAGTTCTAGCTCTAAATTGCAGTTAAAAAGAAGTTTGTTTGATTAG